The following coding sequences are from one Pigmentibacter sp. JX0631 window:
- a CDS encoding PTS sugar transporter subunit IIA gives MTLPSIRNLIQEQSGNLFLHSKVKDDSLREISEVISLAKKNIDKMEIYTSLREREAKASTGAEFGVAFPHAYSTKVNETELFLFISKEGIPFEAFDQLPTKIFFVILSPKYPKVPKISNLNIIANICRIMKSEVIRNRILSANNLEEILLCLEPQ, from the coding sequence ATGACACTTCCAAGCATCCGCAATCTTATACAAGAACAATCAGGAAATTTATTTCTTCATTCTAAAGTTAAAGATGATTCTCTGAGAGAAATTTCAGAGGTGATTTCACTTGCAAAAAAAAATATTGATAAAATGGAAATATATACTTCATTGCGGGAAAGAGAAGCAAAAGCCAGTACTGGTGCCGAATTTGGTGTTGCATTTCCACATGCTTATTCTACAAAAGTAAACGAAACAGAATTGTTTCTTTTTATATCAAAAGAGGGGATCCCTTTTGAGGCTTTTGATCAACTTCCAACAAAAATATTTTTTGTTATTTTATCTCCAAAATATCCTAAAGTGCCTAAAATTTCTAACCTCAATATAATTGCTAATATTTGCAGAATTATGAAAAGTGAAGTAATTAGAAATAGGATACTTTCAGCAAACAACTTAGAAGAAATTTTGCTGTGCTTGGAGCCTCAATGA
- a CDS encoding AI-2E family transporter translates to MKSYRGKIFFLCFFLASLGIFLFLNIVIGPIIFAFLIAYLLNPFFEFLEKKGINRAYISITTLIIFALLSLLAIWILFPILFEQLRGLIKLLPGFKIYLEENLLPKIQSVISEFTGQKPYKVIYLYDLFPINIDKVSQTLLVKIGDSTRFLVSVLLLVIFTPFFSYFFMRDFTKMHNIIFDLIPIDLKPTFIEFKEEVNTKLRSVLRGQSIVILTLCVLYPSALLIAGLPTAIAVGILTGLARLVPYMDILVGSFLCFFVLVTNSASTHLIFTVSLAFLVVQCLDGLFITPRIMGRFSGLHPSLVILAVLCFGDWFGFYGVLLAVPLAAVGKVSFAMMIKSYKESQFYKNGSNG, encoded by the coding sequence ATGAAATCATATAGAGGTAAAATATTTTTTCTTTGCTTTTTCTTAGCATCCCTAGGAATATTTTTATTTCTAAACATAGTTATTGGACCCATTATTTTTGCTTTTCTTATAGCATATTTATTAAATCCTTTCTTTGAATTTTTGGAAAAAAAAGGAATAAATAGAGCTTACATTTCTATTACAACATTAATTATATTTGCCTTACTATCTTTGCTTGCAATTTGGATCTTATTTCCAATTCTTTTTGAGCAATTAAGAGGTTTGATAAAATTATTGCCTGGTTTTAAAATTTATCTAGAAGAAAATTTGTTACCTAAAATTCAATCAGTAATATCTGAATTCACTGGGCAAAAGCCTTATAAAGTTATTTATCTTTATGATTTATTTCCTATTAATATAGATAAAGTTAGTCAAACCCTATTAGTCAAGATCGGTGATAGTACAAGGTTTTTAGTCTCAGTTTTATTATTAGTTATATTTACTCCGTTTTTTTCATATTTCTTTATGCGTGATTTTACCAAAATGCATAATATTATTTTTGACCTCATCCCTATTGATTTAAAACCTACTTTTATTGAATTTAAAGAAGAAGTAAATACAAAATTGCGTTCAGTTTTACGTGGTCAATCCATAGTTATTTTAACATTATGTGTTTTGTACCCAAGTGCATTATTAATAGCTGGTTTGCCCACCGCAATCGCTGTTGGTATTTTAACTGGATTAGCTAGACTTGTGCCCTATATGGATATCCTTGTTGGCAGTTTTCTATGTTTTTTTGTTTTGGTTACAAATTCTGCTTCTACTCATCTTATTTTTACTGTCTCTCTAGCTTTTTTAGTTGTACAATGCTTAGATGGATTATTCATTACGCCAAGGATCATGGGACGATTCTCAGGATTACATCCTTCTCTTGTTATTCTTGCCGTACTTTGCTTTGGTGACTGGTTTGGTTTTTACGGAGTTTTATTGGCAGTGCCTTTAGCGGCCGTAGGAAAAGTTTCCTTTGCAATGATGATTAAATCATATAAGGAATCTCAATTTTACAAAAATGGTAGCAATGGATAA
- a CDS encoding ribonuclease HII — MSDSKSNFFQNEFFLLNYLLKEQIFNYKSVPLIISIDEVGRGCVAGSVVSCVSLWADLSAFQNSLSKNYKKHWLHLINDSKKLTEKKRQECFDIILRDYEITFQEIICGKNNNIESFQALSESKNKLHFKAEEFSTENIPKYKSNLECLQFIIGQASPLEIDTLNIWNAVQLSVGRALIELQKYVKNNFPFLTDHLSNALILMDGKHFLKVPQDFSQNLQVTVTKADGIFVSVGLSSIIAKVFRDTQMIQQDKKFPLFGFAKHKGYGTASHLNLIQSHGICEIHRKSFLANHLHSNL, encoded by the coding sequence ATGAGTGACTCTAAATCGAATTTTTTTCAAAATGAATTCTTTTTATTAAATTACTTATTAAAGGAACAGATTTTTAACTACAAATCTGTTCCTTTAATTATTTCTATTGATGAAGTTGGAAGAGGTTGCGTTGCCGGATCAGTTGTAAGTTGTGTAAGTTTGTGGGCAGACCTCAGTGCTTTTCAGAATTCACTTTCTAAAAATTATAAAAAACATTGGTTGCATTTAATTAATGACAGCAAAAAGCTAACTGAAAAAAAGCGCCAAGAATGTTTTGATATTATTTTGCGTGACTATGAAATAACTTTTCAAGAAATAATATGCGGTAAGAATAATAATATTGAGTCCTTTCAAGCCTTATCAGAATCAAAAAACAAATTACATTTTAAAGCAGAAGAATTTTCAACTGAAAACATTCCAAAATACAAAAGTAACTTAGAATGTTTGCAATTTATCATTGGACAAGCATCACCATTAGAAATTGATACTTTAAATATCTGGAACGCTGTACAATTATCAGTTGGTAGAGCTCTTATAGAATTACAAAAGTATGTTAAAAATAATTTTCCATTTCTAACAGATCATTTATCAAATGCTTTAATATTAATGGATGGAAAGCATTTTCTAAAAGTACCTCAAGATTTTTCCCAAAATTTACAAGTTACCGTAACAAAAGCTGATGGAATATTTGTAAGCGTAGGACTCTCAAGTATAATTGCAAAGGTTTTTCGTGATACACAAATGATTCAGCAAGATAAAAAATTTCCTCTCTTTGGTTTTGCTAAACATAAGGGGTACGGTACTGCTAGCCACCTCAATTTAATTCAATCCCATGGAATTTGTGAAATTCATAGGAAAAGTTTTTTAGCAAATCATCTCCATTCAAACTTATAA
- a CDS encoding flagellin: protein MGLRIKTNVESLTAQRFLSNNNADMTSSMEKLSSGLRINKSADDAAGLAISEGLRAKTRSLMQAKRNANDGVSLVQVAEGGLNETTNILIRMRELTMQSASDTVGPQEREYINKEYQQLTEEIDRISETTEFNGRKLLSPQASEEPITLQVGYNGTANDILTLQFGEESTGINSETLGLKDTSLAGEDRESIAANLNTIDSSLNLVASTRATLGATQSRLNSAISNISINTENMLAANSRIRDTDFAEETARLSQSRILSQGGLAILAQANQRPEMALSLLR, encoded by the coding sequence ATGGGTTTACGTATTAAAACCAATGTAGAATCCCTTACTGCACAACGTTTTTTATCAAACAATAATGCAGATATGACTTCAAGCATGGAGAAATTATCTTCTGGTTTAAGAATAAATAAATCAGCAGATGATGCTGCAGGACTTGCTATTTCTGAAGGCTTAAGAGCAAAAACAAGAAGTTTAATGCAAGCAAAACGAAATGCAAATGATGGAGTTTCTTTAGTGCAAGTTGCTGAAGGCGGACTAAATGAAACAACAAATATTTTAATTCGGATGCGTGAATTAACAATGCAATCTGCTAGTGATACAGTAGGACCTCAAGAACGTGAATATATTAACAAAGAATATCAGCAGTTAACTGAAGAAATTGATAGAATTTCAGAAACTACAGAATTTAATGGAAGAAAATTATTATCACCGCAAGCCTCTGAAGAACCAATAACTTTACAAGTAGGCTATAACGGAACAGCAAATGACATTTTAACTTTGCAATTTGGTGAAGAGTCTACAGGAATAAATTCTGAAACTTTAGGATTAAAAGATACTTCATTAGCAGGGGAAGATCGCGAATCAATAGCGGCAAATTTAAATACAATTGATTCTAGTTTAAATTTAGTAGCATCAACAAGAGCAACTCTTGGAGCAACTCAATCAAGATTAAATTCAGCAATAAGTAACATTTCTATAAATACAGAAAATATGTTGGCAGCAAATAGTCGTATTCGTGATACGGATTTTGCAGAAGAAACAGCAAGATTATCACAAAGCAGAATTTTATCCCAAGGCGGATTGGCCATTTTAGCACAAGCAAATCAAAGACCAGAAATGGCTCTTTCATTGTTACGTTAA
- a CDS encoding N-acetylmuramic acid 6-phosphate etherase, protein MTDTENKSEKYNKLDLWDTKTILDTILESQLNAIASIKLISDELELTVTKAVPLLEAGGRLIFAGAGTSGRIAAQECAELYPTFSWPKNKAHFLLAGGQKAFSEAIENAEDNIAQGEHDAEKLKPTAKDIFICCAASGRTPYTLGVMRTANLSGSLTIGISSVAQSPLLNEAKIKLNAKTGAEVIAGSTRMKAGTAQKVILNMLTTSIMIRLNRTYDSYMIDLVATNEKLNSRAIKIVAGICNVTTESAKESLVICKGKVKLACVYLKYKDLKTAEEILLEHAGNLRKCLE, encoded by the coding sequence ATGACTGATACTGAAAACAAAAGTGAAAAATATAATAAATTGGATTTATGGGATACGAAAACTATTTTAGATACAATTCTCGAATCGCAATTAAATGCTATAGCTTCAATCAAACTTATTTCAGATGAATTAGAACTTACAGTAACTAAAGCTGTTCCTTTACTAGAAGCAGGTGGTAGACTTATTTTTGCCGGAGCGGGAACCTCGGGGAGAATAGCTGCACAAGAATGCGCAGAACTCTATCCCACTTTTTCATGGCCAAAGAATAAAGCCCATTTCTTACTCGCTGGTGGGCAAAAAGCATTTTCTGAAGCCATCGAAAATGCTGAAGATAATATTGCGCAAGGGGAACATGATGCGGAAAAACTTAAACCAACAGCTAAGGACATATTTATCTGTTGTGCAGCCAGTGGGCGCACTCCCTATACTCTAGGTGTGATGCGGACGGCTAACCTTTCAGGATCATTGACAATTGGAATTTCATCGGTAGCTCAATCCCCACTTTTAAACGAAGCTAAGATTAAATTAAATGCCAAAACAGGGGCTGAAGTGATAGCAGGCTCAACCCGAATGAAAGCAGGTACTGCCCAAAAAGTAATATTAAATATGTTAACAACGAGTATAATGATCCGGTTAAATAGAACTTATGACTCATATATGATTGATTTAGTTGCAACAAATGAAAAATTAAATAGTAGAGCGATAAAAATTGTTGCCGGTATTTGCAATGTTACAACTGAATCTGCAAAAGAGTCCTTGGTTATTTGTAAAGGGAAAGTGAAATTGGCATGCGTTTATCTAAAATATAAGGACTTAAAAACAGCAGAAGAAATTCTTCTCGAACATGCTGGAAATCTAAGAAAATGTCTAGAATAA
- the rapZ gene encoding RNase adapter RapZ — protein sequence MTNDSNAKQTTPKKNVIIISGLAGSGKTIAIHALEDLGYYCIDNLPAVLLQSFADSIAGNTLKATHIALALDSRDTDNPVTFEKIYPLLLNSCNLTVLFFKATNDVIMRRFRETRRQHPLSKANPLSNLHDIIELDEKTLEPIFQLANRTIDSTHLSSQNLKKFIYNQFSISGNQGHLLLNIVSFGFKHGTPSDLDTYFDVRCFKNPHYDPEIKHLTGLTKEIKDYVFSDPNVELFINKVTNLINFFYPLYLDEGKHYFSIGIGCTGGKHRSVAIAEELASIFRKQIPLVTIEHRNIDKD from the coding sequence ATGACAAATGATTCTAACGCAAAACAAACTACCCCGAAAAAAAATGTAATTATTATTTCTGGTCTTGCGGGATCTGGAAAAACAATCGCAATTCATGCTCTAGAAGACTTAGGTTATTATTGTATTGACAATTTGCCAGCTGTTCTTTTGCAGTCTTTTGCTGATTCTATTGCTGGAAATACTTTAAAAGCGACACATATTGCCCTAGCTTTAGACTCTCGTGACACCGACAATCCAGTTACCTTTGAAAAAATATATCCTTTATTATTAAACTCTTGTAATCTTACAGTTTTATTTTTTAAAGCCACTAACGATGTCATCATGCGTCGTTTCAGGGAAACCAGAAGACAACACCCATTAAGCAAAGCAAATCCTCTGTCTAATTTGCACGATATTATTGAACTAGATGAAAAAACACTCGAACCTATTTTTCAGTTGGCGAATAGAACCATTGATTCTACTCACTTATCTTCGCAAAATTTAAAAAAATTTATTTACAATCAATTCTCAATTTCTGGAAATCAGGGACATTTACTTTTGAACATTGTCTCTTTTGGATTTAAACATGGCACACCTTCAGATCTGGATACATATTTTGATGTACGGTGTTTTAAAAACCCCCATTATGACCCTGAAATCAAGCATTTGACAGGTCTGACAAAAGAAATTAAAGATTATGTGTTTAGCGATCCCAATGTTGAGCTTTTTATAAACAAAGTTACTAATTTGATTAACTTTTTTTATCCCTTATACTTAGATGAAGGAAAGCATTATTTTTCAATAGGAATTGGTTGTACCGGTGGGAAACATAGAAGTGTAGCCATAGCTGAAGAGCTCGCAAGTATTTTTCGCAAACAAATTCCACTTGTAACTATCGAACATCGCAATATAGATAAAGATTAG
- a CDS encoding flagellin yields MGLRIKSNIDSMMAQRQLSENQDELSNSLEKLSSGLRINKSSDDAAGLAISETMRAKIRSFGQAKRNASDGISFLQTGEGGLSELNNIIIRMRELTTQAASDTIGETERGFLNKEFQELGKEVNRIKDQTEFNGRKLLSPEDQRDINVQVGVNFRNVAGETNEENEVITLKFDDLTELSESLANLTELSIEGENGRELGGGSTEDIFSALDDSMLKVTRTRATLGALQSRLNSTITSIDIGSENLSAAQSRIRDADYGLESAKYAQSKILVSAGTSVLAQANQIPDSVLHLLR; encoded by the coding sequence ATGGGACTTAGAATTAAATCAAATATAGATAGCATGATGGCACAAAGGCAATTAAGTGAAAATCAAGATGAACTTAGTAATAGTTTAGAAAAATTATCCTCTGGTTTGAGAATAAATAAATCTTCTGATGATGCTGCTGGGTTGGCTATTTCAGAAACAATGCGTGCAAAAATAAGAAGTTTTGGTCAAGCCAAACGGAATGCATCTGATGGAATTTCTTTTTTACAGACTGGCGAAGGTGGATTGAGTGAGCTAAATAATATTATTATTAGAATGCGAGAACTGACAACTCAAGCTGCTAGTGATACTATTGGAGAAACTGAACGAGGTTTTTTAAACAAAGAATTTCAGGAATTAGGTAAAGAAGTGAATAGAATTAAAGATCAAACTGAATTTAATGGAAGAAAACTTTTGTCCCCAGAAGATCAACGTGACATAAATGTTCAAGTTGGTGTTAATTTTAGAAATGTTGCAGGCGAAACGAATGAAGAAAATGAAGTAATTACCCTTAAATTTGATGATTTAACCGAACTTAGTGAATCCTTAGCAAATTTAACAGAATTAAGTATTGAAGGAGAAAACGGAAGAGAGCTTGGTGGTGGAAGTACTGAAGATATTTTTTCTGCTCTTGATGATTCGATGCTTAAAGTAACAAGAACAAGAGCAACACTAGGAGCATTGCAAAGCAGACTAAACTCTACTATTACTTCAATTGATATTGGGAGTGAAAATTTAAGCGCAGCCCAATCAAGAATTAGAGACGCTGATTATGGTTTAGAATCTGCAAAATATGCGCAAAGCAAAATTTTAGTTTCTGCAGGTACTTCAGTTCTAGCACAAGCAAATCAAATTCCTGATTCTGTGTTACATTTACTTAGATAA
- a CDS encoding DUF1844 domain-containing protein, producing the protein MREHSLFDLLVLSLGNAALVGLGIVPEPGTNTTRKDLESAKYNIELLETLQKKTKGNLSQAEDEMLASLLYDLRLKYVEAKK; encoded by the coding sequence ATGCGAGAACATTCTTTATTCGATCTTCTTGTTTTATCTTTAGGAAATGCGGCTCTAGTAGGATTAGGAATCGTCCCAGAGCCTGGAACAAATACAACTAGAAAAGATCTTGAATCGGCTAAATATAACATTGAGTTGCTCGAAACTTTGCAGAAAAAAACTAAGGGTAACCTTTCACAAGCTGAAGATGAAATGCTAGCTAGCCTTCTTTATGACCTACGATTAAAGTATGTTGAAGCTAAGAAGTAA
- a CDS encoding RNA polymerase sigma factor: MDNTNCIESIIEVELNWNEEFVLYSKKHWDGMYRFCYSLCNNKLLSEDIHQTSLLKALKAFPKFLLNYKNPIISNADISDLFLSSEIQYHFKNWLYRIVKNTYIDEQQLHKKWKFDYSEDTLHNLSTEQLEHSETASVKDDDLQSNEKEFYRLALDDNWKKRFSELNDRQRSVIYLAAEDYSYKEISSILGVPMGTVMSTLSRALNKLKNPTTERE, encoded by the coding sequence ATGGATAATACAAATTGCATTGAATCAATCATAGAAGTTGAGTTGAATTGGAATGAAGAGTTTGTACTCTATTCCAAAAAACATTGGGATGGTATGTATCGATTTTGTTATAGTTTATGTAACAACAAATTACTTTCCGAAGATATCCATCAAACATCATTATTAAAAGCTCTTAAAGCGTTTCCTAAGTTTCTATTAAATTATAAAAATCCAATTATATCTAACGCAGATATCAGTGATCTTTTTTTGTCTTCAGAAATTCAATATCACTTTAAAAATTGGCTTTACAGAATTGTTAAGAACACATATATTGATGAACAACAACTGCATAAAAAATGGAAATTTGATTACTCAGAAGACACTCTCCATAATCTTAGCACTGAGCAACTTGAACATTCAGAGACTGCTTCGGTTAAAGATGATGATCTGCAAAGCAATGAAAAAGAATTTTATAGATTAGCTTTAGATGATAATTGGAAAAAACGTTTTTCTGAATTAAATGATAGACAAAGAAGTGTTATTTATCTGGCAGCAGAGGATTACTCTTATAAAGAAATATCATCTATCTTAGGGGTTCCCATGGGAACTGTCATGAGCACGTTATCAAGGGCTTTAAATAAACTCAAAAATCCTACGACTGAAAGGGAATAA
- a CDS encoding HPF/RaiA family ribosome-associated protein, which yields MQVEVHFVNFPKSHHVKELVAQRIQDCVTKFSANTFNVHAYFSVDGIVHHVKLALNAGKNNICVNAFANDVAHSIDKALDKLESALRKISKRKIHKRIEFSSVESSSDYNVINLRKYKRYAGMQENIFDKFETHYVSNFEDQVRKEKVVRNKTKKKSSTQKGRMRKAS from the coding sequence ATGCAAGTAGAAGTTCATTTCGTAAATTTCCCTAAATCACATCATGTTAAAGAACTTGTAGCGCAACGTATTCAAGATTGTGTTACAAAATTTTCTGCAAATACTTTTAATGTTCACGCCTATTTTAGTGTGGACGGCATAGTACATCATGTGAAATTAGCATTAAATGCTGGGAAAAATAATATTTGTGTTAATGCTTTTGCTAACGATGTTGCCCACAGCATTGATAAGGCTCTTGATAAACTAGAATCTGCTTTGAGAAAAATTTCTAAGCGAAAAATTCACAAAAGAATAGAATTTTCTTCTGTTGAATCTTCTTCAGACTACAACGTAATAAATCTTAGAAAATACAAACGTTATGCAGGTATGCAAGAAAATATTTTTGATAAATTTGAAACGCACTATGTTTCTAATTTTGAAGACCAAGTTCGAAAAGAAAAAGTAGTTAGAAATAAAACTAAGAAAAAATCATCAACTCAAAAAGGTCGTATGCGGAAAGCGAGTTAA
- the rpoN gene encoding RNA polymerase factor sigma-54, translated as MALEIKQGLKTTQKLSLSAELKHSITILTLGRFELEKLITDELEKNPCLIGVSAKEEKEYSHHYDELKRALQNSYNQNDYTERYNDIKITEEISPNEMRKEFADSSLIQSLHLFIENQISIMRLSDYEKDCVFTILQYIDDNGFLNTDLNTIASNHEIHFDDIAFALETVQKCEPTGIGAQNLQECLLLQFKKLNKKPKFVENILTKYWNEFQKQNFLKIAKSEKATSEEVKEAFRFIKNNFDPKPARQFGQQSSQIIIPDVYVFKRDGKWICSTNDNGLPRIKLSKKYSNLIKTLKNEINEGQYKETFKYINENVKSAKWLVKSLKERDKTIIKVVESIIKYQEEFFEHGPEHLAPMTLKTVANDLDLHESTISRATSDKYLYSPRGIFELRYFFNAAIENNSGQEMANEAIKQMVAELIKNEDKKSPLSDQEISEKIQEHKGIKIARRTVSKYRESLGIMSSSKRIQRF; from the coding sequence ATGGCTTTAGAAATAAAGCAAGGATTAAAAACAACTCAAAAGCTATCTCTTTCGGCAGAATTAAAACACTCCATTACAATTTTAACTTTGGGACGTTTTGAATTAGAAAAACTAATTACTGATGAATTAGAAAAAAATCCTTGCCTTATCGGTGTTTCAGCAAAAGAAGAAAAAGAGTATAGCCATCATTATGATGAATTAAAAAGAGCATTACAAAACTCTTATAATCAAAATGACTATACAGAAAGATATAATGACATTAAAATTACTGAAGAAATATCTCCAAATGAAATGCGGAAAGAATTTGCTGATTCATCTCTAATACAGTCATTACACTTATTTATTGAAAATCAAATTTCTATTATGCGGCTTAGCGACTATGAAAAAGATTGTGTTTTTACAATTCTCCAATATATCGATGATAATGGCTTTTTAAATACTGATTTAAATACCATAGCAAGTAATCATGAAATTCATTTTGATGATATCGCTTTTGCTTTGGAAACTGTGCAAAAATGTGAACCAACTGGGATAGGCGCACAAAATTTACAAGAATGTCTTTTGTTGCAATTTAAAAAATTAAACAAAAAACCAAAATTTGTAGAAAATATTCTTACAAAATATTGGAATGAATTTCAGAAACAAAATTTTTTAAAAATTGCAAAATCTGAAAAAGCAACCTCAGAAGAAGTAAAAGAAGCATTTCGTTTTATTAAAAATAATTTTGATCCTAAACCTGCAAGACAATTTGGCCAACAATCTAGTCAAATTATTATTCCAGATGTCTATGTTTTTAAAAGAGATGGAAAATGGATTTGCAGCACCAATGATAATGGTTTACCAAGAATAAAACTATCGAAAAAATATTCTAATTTAATAAAAACATTAAAAAATGAGATAAATGAAGGGCAATATAAAGAAACATTTAAATACATAAATGAAAATGTGAAATCAGCTAAATGGCTAGTTAAATCTTTAAAAGAAAGAGATAAAACTATAATTAAAGTGGTTGAAAGTATCATAAAATATCAGGAAGAATTTTTTGAGCATGGTCCCGAGCATTTAGCTCCAATGACTTTAAAAACTGTTGCCAATGATCTCGATCTCCATGAAAGCACAATTTCTAGAGCAACATCTGATAAGTATTTGTATTCACCTAGAGGAATTTTTGAGCTTCGGTATTTTTTTAATGCAGCAATAGAAAATAACTCGGGACAAGAAATGGCTAATGAAGCAATTAAACAAATGGTAGCGGAACTTATTAAAAATGAAGATAAAAAAAGCCCCTTGTCCGATCAAGAAATTTCCGAGAAAATACAAGAGCATAAAGGGATAAAAATCGCACGCAGAACAGTCTCCAAATATAGAGAATCACTAGGAATTATGTCTTCTTCAAAAAGAATTCAACGCTTTTAA
- the greA gene encoding transcription elongation factor GreA, with translation MSVETNSPIPITSIGHEKLKEELKRLKTVDRPKVISEIAEARALGDLSENAEYHAAREKQGFIEGRIMELEDKLGRVQVIQIGKGKTDRVVFGALVSLVDVSDDSKGEEKCYRIVGDLEADIKNNAISISSPLAKSLINKTIGDIVTVNLPRGEKYYEVKDIQFTE, from the coding sequence ATGTCTGTTGAAACAAACTCTCCCATTCCAATTACCTCAATCGGTCACGAAAAGCTGAAAGAAGAATTGAAAAGATTAAAAACCGTAGATCGTCCTAAAGTAATATCTGAAATAGCTGAAGCCAGAGCACTTGGAGATCTATCTGAAAATGCTGAGTATCATGCCGCTCGAGAAAAACAAGGATTTATTGAAGGCCGCATTATGGAACTCGAAGATAAATTAGGCCGAGTGCAAGTGATTCAAATCGGCAAAGGAAAAACAGATAGAGTTGTGTTTGGTGCTTTGGTTTCCTTAGTTGACGTTAGTGACGACTCTAAGGGAGAAGAAAAATGCTATCGTATTGTTGGTGATCTAGAAGCTGATATAAAAAATAACGCAATTTCAATTTCAAGCCCTCTTGCAAAATCACTCATTAATAAAACCATTGGTGATATTGTGACAGTAAATCTTCCAAGGGGAGAAAAATACTATGAAGTAAAAGACATTCAATTTACTGAATAG
- the trxA gene encoding thioredoxin, giving the protein MSDLVYKITEHNFQTEVLESKIPVLVDFWADWCGPCKSLEPVLEQIAQEQKGKIKICKVNVEDNPQLAASFNIRNIPFLAFVKDGQKVAELVGNQPKQVIMNQINALQ; this is encoded by the coding sequence ATGTCAGACTTAGTGTATAAAATAACAGAACATAATTTTCAAACTGAAGTATTGGAAAGCAAAATCCCAGTACTTGTTGACTTTTGGGCAGATTGGTGCGGACCTTGCAAATCATTGGAACCAGTTTTGGAACAAATTGCACAGGAACAAAAAGGAAAAATTAAAATTTGTAAAGTGAACGTGGAAGATAATCCTCAATTAGCAGCAAGCTTTAATATTCGGAATATTCCATTTCTCGCTTTTGTAAAAGACGGTCAAAAAGTAGCAGAACTTGTTGGCAACCAACCTAAACAAGTTATTATGAACCAAATTAATGCATTGCAATAA